In a single window of the Pseudopipra pipra isolate bDixPip1 chromosome Z, bDixPip1.hap1, whole genome shotgun sequence genome:
- the ARRDC3 gene encoding arrestin domain-containing protein 3: MVLGKVKSLTISFDCLNDSNVPVYSSGDTVSGRVSLEVTGEIRVKSLKIHARGHAKVRWTESRNAGSNTAYTQNYTEEVEYFNHKDILIGHERDDDNSEEGLHTILSGRHEYAFSFELPQTPLATSFEGRHGSVRYWVKAELHRPWFLPVKLKKEFTVFEHIDINTPSLLSPQAGTKEKTLCCWFCTSGPISLSAKIERKGYTPGESIQIFAEIENCSSRVVVPKAAIYQTQAFYAKGKMKEVKQLVANLRGESLSSGKTETWNGKQLKIPPVSPSILDCSIIRVEYSLMVYVDIPGAMDLFLNLPLVIGTIPLHPFGSRTSSVSSQCSMNMNWLGLTLPERPEAPPSYAEVVTEEQRQSSLAPLGACDDFERALPGPLFAYIQEFRFLPPPLYSEIDPNPDQTTDDRPSCPSR; this comes from the exons atggtgctggggaaggtgaAGAGTCTGACGATAAGCTTTGACTGTCTTAATGACAGCAATGTCCCCGTGTACTCTAGCGGGGACACGGTCTCAGGAAGGGTCAGTTTAGAAGTAACTGGGGAAATTAGGGTGAAATCCCTCAAAATTCACGCGAGGGGACACGCTAAAGTGCGTTGGACTGAATCGAGGAATGCTGGATCCAACACTGCCTATACACAGAACTACACCGAAGAAGTGGAGTATTTCAACCATAAGGACATCCTGATCGGCCACGAGAGAG aTGATGACAACTCAGAAGAAGGCCTTCACACCATCCTTTCGGGAAGGCATGAATATGCATTCAGCTTCGAGCTTCCACAGAC ACCACTTGCTACCTCATTCGAAGGCAGACATGGCAGTGTGCGCTATTGGGTGAAAGCCGAATTGCATAGGCCTTGGTTTCTACCAGTAAAATTAAAGAAGGAATTTACAGTCTTTGAACATATAGATATCAACACTCCTTCATTACTG tcaCCCCAAGCaggcacaaaagaaaaaactctctgttgttggttttgtacCTCAGGCCCAATATCCTTAAGTGCCAAAATTGAAAGGAAGGGCTACACCCCAG gtGAGTCAATTCAGATCTTTGCTGAGATTGAGAACTGCTCTTCCCGTGTGGTGGTGCCAAAGGCAGCCATTTACCAAACACAGGCATTTTATgccaaaggaaaaatgaaggaagTCAAACAGCTTGTTGCCAACCTGCGCGGGGAATCCTTGTCATCTGGCAAAACGGAAACCTGGAATGGCAAACAGTTGAAAATTCCACCTGTTTCTCCTTCAATCCTTGACTGTAGTATAATTCGTGTGGAGTATTCACTGATG GTATATGTTGATATTCCGGGCGCCATGGATTTATTCCTCAACTTACCACTGGTCATTGGCACCATTCCTCTACACCCGTTTGGCAGCAGAACATCAAGTGTGAGCAGCCAGTGTAGCATGAACATGAATTGGCTTGGTCTGACGCTGCCTGAAAGACCAGAAG cacctcccagCTATGCAGAAGTGGTCACAGAGGAACAACGACAGTCCAGCCTTGCACCCTTAGGTGCTTGTGATGACTTTGAGAGGGCACTTCCAGGACCATTGTTTGCATATATCCAGGAGTTCCGTTTTCTGCCTCCGCCCCTCTACTCAGAA ATTGATCCAAACCCAGATCAAACCACAGACGACAGACCATCTTGCCCCTCTCGTTGA